A stretch of DNA from Triticum dicoccoides isolate Atlit2015 ecotype Zavitan chromosome 2A, WEW_v2.0, whole genome shotgun sequence:
AGGCTTTTCTTTACTTGCGCATAAAATCTTTTTTTATGTATTGTTAACCCTCTTCTTAGTTAATGAATGAGCCAAAGTTTTTGCctcgttttttttaaaaaaagttcacataCCCCTGATATTTCAGGAAGCGGATTACATAATCCTCTCAACTTTGAAACCAGATATTTAGCCCCCTCAGTTTTACAAACAATTttgctaaatctcagtcgactgagacttcattATGTCCCAGTCGATATTATATTCTTTTGATCTTGCGTTGAGATTAGTACAAAActcttctttttgatttttttcttATATACTAATATATCACTTGACTGAGACTTGATTAAGTTTTAGTGGACCGTGACCTGGCCACACCCTTTTACGAAACCAGATAAATCACCTTTTAGAAGTTTGGAAGGTGGTTTGGTAGAGTGGTTTTGTCCACGCGGCGTCTTTCTCTGTCCCCACACGCTCTTGCCATCTTTCCTGCACCCCTTGGCGGCCAAattgtgttttgacccttttgcgaAAATTGAGCCAGATTTGACCCTGGCCCGGAAAAATTTCAGAATCTGATCATTTTTCGACCGCCGGGGTTGATGGCGGTAGAATATACCAGCCTATCGTTGAGGCCTCTGGCGGTAGGCAATTTATTCACGTTAGCGCAATGCAGCCCGCCAAGGTGCCCGGCTCTAGGTGGGTACAGAAACTGCATTTGATACTTAAAAATTATTTGCGGTAGGCGTGCATCCCAACCTTCAAGGATCTTAGCGGTAGATTGTTATACCCTACCGCCATAGACTCTGACGATAGGAAAATGATCAGATCTCGAAAAAAATTCCAACCAGGATCAGATCTAGCTAAATTTTTATAAAAGGGTCAAAACACCAAATTTAGCCCCCCTCGACGGCAGTAGCACTTTCTGCTCACCGGCCAGCCCACCACCGTTGCTCTGGATCTCACTTCGGCTCCATCATCGCGCTCGTTTGCATCTCCACCCTCCAAGGCCGTGGGCATGTTGGCGTAGAGCAAGAGGATCCGGCCAGGTACGGTTTCTGCCTTAAGCTGCGGCGAAGAGGCACAACGCCCCATCCCTTGCGTGACAACGGGAGTTCGGTGGCAAATCACAACTCTGGTCAGCGCTCATAGCATAGACCGAGGAGGAGGGAGTTGGAGGACCAGGGTGGCGATGGAGAGGAGAGGCCGACGAGGGCTTCCCGATGCATGCGTTGGGGGCCGAACGCATCATCCATTCTTCTCAATCAATTACCCAATTCGTTTTAATTACAGAAAACTGGCATTCTCTGACCGCATGAACTCATGCTCGGCATTGCATCATACACGTTCAGAATCAGCATGcgcagcgcagagaagtactaggagtATAATCAAATGCATAAGCACTGAATGCAAGTGCAGGGCCaaaagaactactccctccgtttggaattacttgtctcgaaaatggatgtatctagaactaaattacgtctagatacatccatttttgcgacaagtaattccgaacagagggagtagcagtATAGTGAACAATGCCCATTTCCTCTGGCTACGGATTGAACGTAGACTGGATTAACAGCATCAAGCCGCTCACAAAACGAGGGGAAGTGAAGAACATCGACACAGAGGCCACGCATATCCTCTTTACTTCTCAGGCTGGTGGTGTATCAGTCAGTCATTTCGCTTCTTGGCTTGGCGGCCGGacctccgccgcgcccggcgctgCCGCCCGCCGCCCTCCTCGTACTCCGAGTACTTGTCGTCCAGGTCCTCCAGTGATTTCTGCACCATCGACGCGAATTCACAATCAACGGAGAGAAGTTGTGCGTTCATATGCACGGTGGAATAAGGGATATCGGGCAAACCTCCCGGATCTCCATGAAGCTGACGGCGTAGAAGGTTGCGGCCGCGGCGCCGACGATGCCGAGGATCGGAATGACGAATTGCCCGGCGTCCATGTCCGGTTCCCACCGCCGACTCCGAGAGGCTGAAGTGAAGGGCTCCTCACAGCCAACCATCGCAGTAGCCTCTATCTATCCATCACCGAGGCCAGCTTTCGTTCATTCTTACAGTTACACCCCCACTTAAAGGAGATATTATTTGTGCATCAGTTCCTCGGTCGCTCACACAATTATTCAGAACCAATGCACACATCTTCGAGCTGCGAAGTGTTGAAGCACAAATGCATAGCTCACCTTTGCAAATCAACTTGTGTTTTTTAGGTGAACTGGCTGGTGTATGCAACGCTACACGAAGTTGCTTTCTAGAACAAACAATGCCCATCGTACGGCACACAAGAAGTTGCCAAATAATCTGCGCATACTTCATTGAACTTCTTATTTATTTCACAAATCACAAGCACAACAGTTGTTCACACAGCTCAGCGCACGCACTGGTACTCACACGCACATCAGCAACAGGCGGATCACACAACTAGTAGTAGCACGCAAGGTGCAGTTGATGCCACTGCAGGGACCTCCACTCCAAGTTTGGCAACCTCAGCATACGAACTGAACATCTCTGCACGCTACGAGCACGGACACGTacgggtagtagtagtagtagtacatcaCATCGCATAGTCAAGGCCATGGCTCTGACGCGCGTCCGTCACTCGTCCTTGGGAATGCGGGCGGCGAGCGCGACGCCGTTGACGTAGTCGTGCGCCCTGTGGAACGGCAGGCCGGGCAGCGCCACCGCCAGGACGCGCAACAGCAGCAGCTCCCACCCTTCCCGGAAGTAGGCGCCCCTCCGGTAGCTCAGGTACGCGCTCCGCGCCAGCTCCCGCGCCGCGTTCACCCGGCTCGCCACGAGCCCCGCCGCCGACGACGATGGGCTCGCCGTCTCGCCCGGTATCTCCGTGAACACCTGCACGAGTAACGCAAAATGTGCATTGATTTTTTTGATTCAGAGGAAAATGCATTTCATTTTTCCGGGTCGAAGAGGACATGTTTGGTGGCCACGAACAGTTCAGTGGCTCTCGCCGAACTCCCGTATCTCCGGTTGTCTCGGCCACATCTCGTTTATCTCGTCAGTTTACGAGTGTGCGTAAATGCAATTTTTTGTGACCTTACATCGTCAATGATTGGTGAGGTATCTAGTAAGACTTGGCAGGTTTTGGCATGAGACAAGAACGAAAGATCACTTTCGCTGGATGCTCATTCTGGATTGTTCAAGCAATGGCGGCGACGTGGTGTACGCACGCCAATTGTTCCACCAAAAATGAATTCTAAAATGCATCTTAAACGAAGAGCATGAGCGCGGTTAATTTCGAGAAGAGAAGCGTGGACGATCACCTTGAGGTTGTAGGAGACGTCGAAGTGGAGGCAGAGCCCGAAGTGCAGGAAATGGGCGGAGGAGCCCACACCGGGCAGCCGCGGCAGCGGGTCGCCGGCGTAGGTGAACCGGAAGTGCCGCTTCTTGGGCCTGTCGAGGTTCCGCTCCGCGAACATGGCGAGCATGGCGTCGCCCACCTGCGGCTGCCCGAAGGTGTACACCCCGGCCAGCCGGTCCATCACCGCCTTCTCCCGGTGGTACGCCATGACCGTCGCGAACAGCACCGCCAGCGCGCCGCCGCTCCCGTGCCCGGTCACCAGCAGCCTCGCCTTCGGGCTCGCCTCCAGGAGGCCCTTCACGGCATCGCGGATGGTGTAGTACGCGTACACCTTCTGGGGCTTGCCCTTGACGTGCTCCACCCACTTGGGCCACCCCATGTTGCGCTGCGCGCCCAGCGCGTGCGTGTAGGCGGCGTGCGCGCGCCCGAGCCGCGGCACCTTGTACCACGACGGGTCCAGGTCGGCGCGCCACCGCGCCGCGTCGAACGCCGGCGTCCCCCGGAACGCCACCACCACCAGCTCCGCGTCCGGCCCCGCCTTGTCGCAGAACACGAACGCCTGCGCCGTGTACGCGCTCTCGAACTCTGGAGCAGTCGACATGCATCAGTTCAGATACACACACGCATGTGTGTCCGTTGTGCACACAGAAGATTTCTTTTGATTACCGTTCCAGCAGTTGTAGAACTTGACGAACTCCATCTGCCAGCGGCGGGTGACCACGTCGCGGATGAAGGCCTCGTTCTCGTACGCCACCTTGGACGCCATGACGCACAGCGCGGCGTGGTGCCGGCTGTCCGCCGGCGAGATGCTCCTGTCCAGATCGACTCGCCGGTCGATGAGCCCCGTCAGCGACCGGTACGACGCCGACGATCTGTCCGGATACTCCATCTTCCCTGCAACCAACCAATGAACAACAGTAGAGTTCGTTTCAGTTTGCAGTGCAGCCAAGACGGGCGCCAAATGCAAACAGTGCGTGCACGCGCTCATGCATGAGCTGACCGTGGAGGACGTTGTCGATGAGGTTGAGCGCGAGCTCGACGGCGGCGCCGATGGCGGCCACGGGGCCGGCGAGCGAGAGGAGGAGGATCTGCAGgaggaggttgaggaagagggcgagCCGGCGGGGGAAGCTGCGGATCTCGGTGCTGGTGAAGCAGTCGACGGCCTTGTTCCGGCCGACCTTGGGCGAGAAGAGGAGGTGCAGGAGGTCGAACGGGCTGGCCCTGTCCGGGCGCAGCACCATGTAGTCATTGCTGAAGCAGTAGTCGAGCTTGCTCATGCTGGCCGGGCACCGATCAACTGTTTGCTGCAGGTCTTGCCGCCTATGCAGAGCGGGTCGTGTATGTTATGATTCTTTGGGCGGTACAGTGAAAGCGTAGTTGCAAAGGCGATTTTTTTTCTCAGCCGAGTTTTTTGCCCCCGTTTTCTCACTGTCTTTTGCTGCGTCTTCTGATTTCTCTCGTTTGTATGTCTGCTGAGGATATCTGATTATCTGTGGTTAACTTTGGATTGAAATTTCCTGGCTTGTGGCAAAGATAATGTGAACTATATATTCTGGGTGTGGCTGCCTCAAGCCTGCatgtttttcttttttgagggTAAGCCTACATGTTACATGCTTGTCACAAGAGGCGGCGTCAAAATTATATGGATTTTATTTTTGGAACTCTTGAATTGTTTATTCTTACAACTTTCATGTGGTTTTCAGAGCAGATGGGTCCTTGTCATTCTTGAATCGTGTATTTGGATTCGTCTTTCATTGGTTTGAAATAGCGAAAGCCTGAATTGATGGTGCTCTCTAGAGGCTTCGACGATTGAGAGAACTAGAGATTGGTCAATAGTGACAAGTAAACGGAATCTAATGTTCCTCGGTTGATCAACAGTTTTACTGGACGTCAGCCATCTGAAATTAGAATTTGAATTAGTCGATTCAGTGGAGAAGGAAGCAGCAGTGCACTGATATTGTCTATCTTAGGGTGCAAGGGGGTGCGGGTGGAAAAGCAATCACTTCATCTATCTTAGGGTGCAGGGGGTAGCAGGAGCCAccttgtctatcttaggggtgcgtGGGGTTGCAGGTTCTTCCGAAAATTCAGGTGGTTCACCGGTTTAGCACAATGTTGAGGTTGTCGACAAGCATGGCAGCGGGGTGGCGAGGCGGCCGCAGGTATGCCACTGGCGACAGAGGCAGGTGATTCGGTCGGCGGTTGTGGGTGGTTCGGATCAAGAACGTGGGAAAGAAGACGATGAACATTTTTTCAGGAGGTTGAAGAAGGAGATATGCCCGTTCCTTTTCCATCCAACGACTGGGaacaaatcaactgacccaaaaatAAATTATGTCGACTAGCCCCTAGCCATTCCCGTTGATCAGACATTCACGACTCATCGACATGATTGATTAATTAAACTTGATGATTGAGCTACACTATAAACATTATTTAAAACAAAAAAAGATCTTGAACCATTGGAAAAATCTACATCCTCTTAATACGCATTTTTTTTCCATTCTGGTATGAGAACTGTCCAACTTTGGTCCTCTTCCAAATTGAAATTAGTtttaataattatgcaaagttaggTTTGCACGTGTGACGTGCCATTTAGCACCAAGACGGAATTGAAATTCTCTTTAGGAAAAACTCAAcaaatatgaagaagaaattggAAGATGAAATGATCGATATGGTTGATTAGAGGGGGgggatgaataggcaactaacaatttttaacttttctttaacaatttaaactttgcatcaaagtaggttgtctagatatgcaactaggtgagcaacctatatgatacaacaagaataggaacacaagcaagcaagtgatatgaaacaaataagcttgctcaaataaaggcacgagataaccaagagtggagacagtggagacgaggatgtgttgccgaagtttcttccctttgagaggaagtacgtctccgttggagcggtgtggaggcacaatgctcccaagaagccactagagccaccgtattctcctcacgccctcacacaatgcgagatgccgtgattccactattggtgcccttgaaggcagcgaccgaacctttacaaacaaggttggggctctctccaaaacttaattggaggctctcaatgaaaccacgaagcttcaccacaatggaatatggcttcgaggtgacctcaaccgtctagagtgctcaaacacccaagagtaacaaaatccacacaagaaagtatggaggaagcaaatatcctttggtggaagtgtagatctaggtctcctccttcaattcctagcaaatcaacaagtttgagtgactagagagagagatcgggcaagagagcttgaagtgcattaatggtggagtgagagaggtcaaaaggtaagagtggtaggtgggagaagctcacTTATATAGTAGCCCTcaattccaaccgttactgcgttttttgcactgcagcggtacaaccggtcctcctcccggtacaaccgggactcacggtgtatctgcagaaccctaccaagcggtacaaccagacaggtgggcggtagtaccggttaagaaaaataaccggactaaccgcctggccaccgcacaatcgccgcatcaaaacagaagcttgaccggtacttgggcggtgcctggccggaacaaccgcatggccttgatctCTTGGGAGGCTAAGTtccgagcggaagaaccgctcggaccaccggtggtaccggtcatcgtggaacgaccggaccaaccgggccactaccgcccaagaaccgcatcaaaacagaagcgcgagcggtacttgagcggtgcatggacggaaccaccgctCCAGCatttgcagagcatggtggcggtaccaccgcccggaggcagcggtacaaccgctcgagcaaagctggtgagcgacaagacccagcggtacaaccgctccagagagcggtacaaccgctgggcagaaacagtgagcaggaaGGATAGGGGAAGAAACAAGGAAAAACTCTCACTCTCTAACACCCGAGGAAGACAAAGAGGGGTGATGAACGTGTACGTGAAAAGATTCCCCCAGTGCtttctaatgaggattccctcttgatagtacgggttccctacgaccaaagagaatAAAAAtgtagaggacacgtcttcgatcttttcctacgagaggcaatagcaatccgatgtaagcctaagcatcgagaacctgaaatatATATAGCACAcaattagaccaacaaagggttgtcatcatcatccaaaacataaagtagggaaatgccctttcaatctccccctttttggtggatgatgacaacaacacgaatTGCAAGAGATAAGTCAACAAAATCTAGACGGAACCCCCCCCTGAATATGTGCCCCAATAGGAACTAGCTGTTAGAAAGCATGGGCACACTTTCAGgactagactccccctagattttgtAGACTCACCACTCTAACAATATAAAGCTTAGAGTGTAATAATAACGATAATGACCGATGAACGGAAAGGTAACAGGAGTAACAAGTCTCACAAACAGCAAGGAACGAAACAAGTCCACGAATAAAGACCAACACGAGaaaacgagaaaaagaaaaacccaTCCCCGAGACCTGTAGAACCCTCtctccctttggcatcaagacaccaaaaaggaaaagagcgaagctagcgtcccaaagctcaggcgtcctcctctgactcctcggtcgCATCTGGATCCTCATCGTCAGAGTTGTCATCGTCGTCGTGATCAgattcttccatggcattgtcagcTGCTGCAAATGAGGAGgatggctggggaggggcttcatcatcagtccaggtgctatggatagatatccaacgctcctctggggtgatgctcttctcagagccactctaaactggcatgttgaggtgcttcatcattgcaatttggcgacctcgtgcaagcttctcattgacatgtgcctcatacatcctcttctggatgtcagcctgaagacaaaaggtcttcttcaccttggcagtgaGTTTGGCCACCCATGAAGGCTTGGCCCTTGGCtccagctcaaagtcctcatcgtcagaagtagcatagacatcctcaggagcatttgcagggaagcgaggctcggcatgcttcttcttcttaaggagcttgacctcatgaacagtgaggttgtctggagaagtgaggagctTTCCAGGACGACGAACATCCcacagagttcagaaagcacatgacaaacggggcatagattgggactttacggtagatgaccatgttgtacatctcatgccacatCCAATTTGACACATCAAACGTTGCCCCTATCCCCACTgtggtcttcatagcaaccatcaaatcaaccagataaccatgaatctcatcttgattgcccaccttgggcaagagcacattgcggaacactcggtgcatgatgtcatagaccttctccaaatccttggattctccaataatcccacggccccgaatgtacagaggggcaagcttctccttaagCATGGACTCAGGAAAGTCATGAGgacgaatgccaccccttccttccagaccggtatccttgtacccaatagcattgcagaatGCCCTCCAGGGAACGCGAAACAATTCATCGCGacacatgaaggtgagagtgcgcgcatcatcttccccaaaatgaaccgtggcatagaactgatggatgagttgaacatcaaagtcacagttgactaacatgagcttgacaagatcaaactccttGCAGAGAGCCagcgcctcaccaaaatactccatgttgttcctccaatggtcaagatcaattgtccactgcttggcatatctgttcttgttgtgctcaaagagtttatgaacaatccgcacttgcatctcattccggaactgaacggtggtccaacggagagcaatgggaacctcatacggGTTCTTTGAtcggaaggcttcccaatccttggctttccaacgatgcaacgacataaccacacgttgcttagcagctgcagacttttcacggtgagtgggcttggtgggaatcacaacttcttcttcatcatcagacacaaccgggcgcaaggtccttcgtgccctcttcttggtcttgcgaggagcagagcgagaactagagcccCCTGAACACACACACGAAAAAGCACATAAAACCCAGcaaggatgagaggattgcacacaCCAGCAGAAAAGGAACATGTTGCGGCAATAGAGAAGATAAAACAGTGCTGGGTGGTTGATATACTCCGGTTGTACCGGTTCCTCCGCCGGTAGTATCGCTCtagcggttgtaccgcccgtaggggcggtagaaccgctgacagtggcactaccagggGAGAGAGGTCTAACCGAGGCATACTaatcacacaagtaatattccGAATTCTAAGTGCTGCAAACAAGACAGGAGGCAAACAAAGATCTCTTCTACTCCATAGATCAAACACTAATCGCGGAAAGTTAAGTAATGCCCTAGACAACCCTAGAAAGATCTAGGAGCAAAGAGCACgaggcattaccaccatccatgggaagagatcgggagGCTTCCACGGAGAGAATCCATGGAGAGCCCAAGGTTCCGAAGTGCGAGACACACTCCGAGGCAGGGGCAAAGAGGG
This window harbors:
- the LOC119356760 gene encoding uncharacterized protein LOC119356760 codes for the protein MVGCEEPFTSASRSRRWEPDMDAGQFVIPILGIVGAAAATFYAVSFMEIREKSLEDLDDKYSEYEEGGGRQRRARRRSGRQAKKRND
- the LOC119356759 gene encoding triacylglycerol lipase OBL1-like — translated: MSKLDYCFSNDYMVLRPDRASPFDLLHLLFSPKVGRNKAVDCFTSTEIRSFPRRLALFLNLLLQILLLSLAGPVAAIGAAVELALNLIDNVLHGKMEYPDRSSASYRSLTGLIDRRVDLDRSISPADSRHHAALCVMASKVAYENEAFIRDVVTRRWQMEFVKFYNCWNEFESAYTAQAFVFCDKAGPDAELVVVAFRGTPAFDAARWRADLDPSWYKVPRLGRAHAAYTHALGAQRNMGWPKWVEHVKGKPQKVYAYYTIRDAVKGLLEASPKARLLVTGHGSGGALAVLFATVMAYHREKAVMDRLAGVYTFGQPQVGDAMLAMFAERNLDRPKKRHFRFTYAGDPLPRLPGVGSSAHFLHFGLCLHFDVSYNLKVFTEIPGETASPSSSAAGLVASRVNAARELARSAYLSYRRGAYFREGWELLLLRVLAVALPGLPFHRAHDYVNGVALAARIPKDE